In Bacteroidales bacterium, the DNA window CTCATCATGTCCGTTTTTCCTGCATCCTTCTATGAACTTATCTTTCAGCTCATTCATTTTAGCAATGATCTTTTTGCCCATGGCTTTACGTAGTTCATCACTTTGTCCACGGGTAAAGTCTGCAAGATCCCGGCTTAAAAGCATCACCTGTTCCTGGTACACGGTAATACCATAGGTATCCCTCAGGCGTTCTTCCATGATAGGAATATCGTACTCTATTTTCTTTTTCCCGTGTTTCCGGGCAATAAAATCAGGTATATAATCCATCGGACCCGGTCGGTATAAAGCATTCATAGCGATCAGGTCTTCAAATTTTGAAGGCTTTAATTCCCGGAGGTATTTTTTCATTCCGTCAGATTCGAATTGGAATGTTCCGGTTGTATCACCGTTGCAGTATAACTCATAAGTAGCTTTATCCTCCAGTGATATCGCGTCAATATCCAGGTCTTCTCCTCGCGTCTGCTTGATATTGGATAATGCTTCCTTAATGATGGACAAGGTTTTCAATCCGAGAAAATCCATCTTCATCATTCCTACATCTTCTATCAGGGAACCTTCATACTGGGTGACCAGGATCTCGGAATTGGTTTCCTTGTCAAATGTCGTACTGATGGGTACATAATTAGTCAGGTCGTCCCGCCCGATAACCACTCCACAAGCATGTACACCTGTCTGACGCACTGTTCCTTCCAGCATTCGCGCATACTTGATGGTATCGGCGATAAGCGGATCATCAGAGTTAAGCGCTTCCTTCATTGCAGGCACATAATTCACTGCATTCTTGATATTTACTTTCTGGTCCCTGGGAATTTCATCAATCAATTTACTCAACCGCTCTGCTTCACTTAAAGGAACATTTTGTACCCGGGCTACATCCTTAATGGCTGATTTAGCTGCCATCGTCCCAAAAGTAACAATATGTGCGACTCTTTCCCTGCCATATTTTTCAGTCACCCATTGAAGCACTTGACCACGGCCATCATCATCAAAATCAATATCAATATCAGGCATAGAAATACGGTCGGGATTCAGGAAACGCTCGAACAGCAGATCATATTTGATCGGATCGATATCAGTTATCCGCAAACAGTATGCAACTGCCGAACCTGCTGCCGAACCACGGCCAGGACCCACTGAAACGCCCATTTCCCTTGCCGCAGCAATAAAATCCTGAACAATCAGGAAGTATCCCGGATAACCCATATTTTTAATGGTTTCCAGCTCAAAATCGATCCGTTCCTTTACTTTATCATCGATGGTTGCATATCGTTTTTTTGCACCCTCATATGTCAGATGTTTCAGATATTCATCGGCATCGGAAAATCCTTCCGGCAAAGGAAAATCAGGCATGATGGGCGCATTATTGATATCATAGAACTCTACTTTGTCCGTGATTTCAATGGTATTTTCCAATGCTTCCGGAAAATCGGGAAAAACTGCGCTCATTTCTTCCCGGGTCTTGAACCATTCCTGTTGGGTATACCGGAGCCGGTTCACTTCGTTTACGTCCGCTGCCGTGCTGATACATAATAACCGGTCATGTGCTTCGGCTTCATCCTCATTGACAAAATGAACATCGTTAGTCGCAATGTATTTTAACCCGTGTTTATTAGCCAGTTCTACCAGTACCGGATTGATTTGTTCCTGACGTGGATATACATCCTGGGCTGTCCCCGGTTTGTTGGTTTTATGACGTTGTAATTCCAGATAAAAATCACTTCCAAAACGTTCTTTAAACCACAATAAAGATTCTTCCGCTGCAGCCATGTCGCTGTTGGCAATATGACGTGGTATCTCACCTGCAATACACGCAGAAGTAACTATCAGCCCTTCCCTGTACTTATCCAGGATTTCCCTGTCGATTCGCGGTTTTCCATAAAATCCCTCTATAAATCCCAGGGAAACAAGTTTTACCAGATTATGGTATCCGGTCTTGTTTTTGGCTAACAATATCAGATGATATCTGCTCGGCTTCTCTGTTTTTGTTTTTTCAAAACGGCTCCCTGGAGCCATATATACCTCACAACCAATGATCGGTTTGAAAAGTTTTTTCTCAGCTTCTTTTAACTGTTCATTCAGACCGGTTATTTTTTCTTCAATATCCGGTGTATTTTCTTCCGATAATTTCCTGATTTCAGCTTTCAGGCTCTTTATTTCTCCATTAACTCCACTATTTTTTTTACCGATGTAATTAAAAAATTCCTTGACACCGTACATATTCCCGTGATCGGTAATGGCCACGGCTTTCATCCCGTTTGCTATGGCTTTATCTACCAAAGCAGGGATTTGTGAAGCTCCGTCAAGTGTGGAGTACTGGGTATGTACATGCAGGTGTGTGAAATTAGTCATGATACTGATAACTAGAATAAATAAAAAACCTGGAAGAAACTCTTTCAGGATGCTAATTTAGTACATTTCGGGGAGCGAAAAAATGACTGTTGATAAGTAAGCACTCAGTACTATTTATATTTATTATAGAATTTGAATTTAAAATTAACTTCGTTGAGCCCTGCGGGGTTCAATATTCGCAAAACTTTGAATATAGGCAGACTAAAATAACGATTTGTGTAATTATATTTTTATAATCCATATAAGTTGCATTGATCAAGTCAATTACATTCATTAAAAATGTTATTATTTAAAAGCTAAAAGTTACCTGATTAATGGCTGTAGAAGGTCAGGAACCTTAACAGTGTTACATGTTATGGAAGAAAGTAATTCTTTTCCTTTGGGTGTAAGGGAAAAATACATCTGTCGTTTGTCCTCCTTCCCGATCACACGTTCAACCAACCCTTTTTCTTCAACCGACTTAATGACTTTGGAAGCATTTGATGCCGTAAGTTCCAAAAGCATGGCTATTTGTCCCGAAGACAACATCACTTCTTTTGATATACTGCATAATAACATTCCTTCATTGAGGCATAAACGGTATTTTTTTTCAAACCGTCTTTCAAACTCTGCTATCGCACGGTAAATATCCCTGATTTTACATAAAGTTTCCATCGTTTTTATTGAGGACATAGGTTAATAAATTGGAGATGTTGGACTTTCAAAAAATCCAACATCTCCAATTTATCAATTAAGTTATTAAGTAATACTTATAAAATAATAACATATTTTATAATCGTAATCAATTTGATCAATGAGATTTAAGAAAACAATAAATAGCACTGAGTGCTTACTTTTTCTTCTTTAACAATACTTCATCGATTACATTCTTAAATGAGGATTTGGGCATAGCACCCTGTGCCAACTGTGGTTGTTCATCCATCGGAATGAACAATAATGTCGGAATACTACGGACATCAAATGCCGCAGCCAATTCCCGCTCTTTTTCCGTATCTATCTTATAGATATAGATCTGCCCGTCATATTCAGCGGCCAGTTCTTCCAATACAGGCGCAATTGTTTTACATGGACCACACCACGATGCATAAAAATCAATGATCGCCGGCTTATCTCCTAAATATTTCCACTCAGTCGGATTGGCTTCATAATTCATCACCTTGCTTAAAAAATCCGCTTTTGTCAATTCTATTGTTTTCACTTTATTGTTTGTTTTTGAGTTTTTATTATTCTGTTTATTTGTCTGGCTGGTACACATTGAATATGTCATCCCTGTCATGATTAATATTAACAATACTTTCTTCATACTTTACTGTTTTGATTTGCTTTCTTTTTTTGTGAACATATCAAAAAATAACCCGCCTATTATAGCCCCCGCTATCGTACTGTACAAGGGAGAAGCTGTAATAGGGCAGGTACCCGAAAAACACCCTATTTGCATCCAGTAGATATAACCACCCACTGCTCCGCAAATTATCCCTAAAAAAATCAACCATTTGCTTTTAAAAAGATTCTTTGCTGTTTTTAAATATTTCACCATCTAAACATATTTTGATACAAGAGTATTTGTACAATAAACATGCCAAGTTTTCCAATGGAAAATAATTCCACAGGAAATAAAACGCTTACATATTTATATGCTGACCACACCGGTAGCTATACTCACATCATTATCAATGAATCGCCTGAAAGGTATCGTTTGTCTTTATTCCCCAATAATTTTACGATCCAGACAACAGCGACTGCCATCATAATCCGGGGTAAGGTTATCCAACCAATACCAACCCCAATAGCCAAAAAAAGAATAGTATCTTCAAGCAATGAATGGGAAAAGCTGATATGGTAATTGAATAAACCAACATCCCTTTCCGATATTTTATCATCTTTCCGGTATTCAAGCAATGCTGAAATGCCTGCAGTCAAACCCGAAATATTGGCAATTGTCCATGGAAAAGCCATATTACGGGACAATCCCATGGGAAAAAACAGAGGAGTGATCCAGCGGGAAAAAGTCTTCATGATCCCATACTCATCAAGGATATACCGTAATATATTTAATGCCAAAGTGATACAAATTAGCTTAAATGTCAGCATCAGGGTCCCTGTCAGCCAATGCTGCATTACGTCTATAAAAGGTAAATGATTAGCTTCTATTCCATGAATAATGATAGTATCACTTTCAGGAAGCACCTGGTTAAGAAGCAAACCGCCAATAATAGCGCCTCCGACCCTCAGGCA includes these proteins:
- a CDS encoding winged helix DNA-binding protein gives rise to the protein METLCKIRDIYRAIAEFERRFEKKYRLCLNEGMLLCSISKEVMLSSGQIAMLLELTASNASKVIKSVEEKGLVERVIGKEDKRQMYFSLTPKGKELLSSITCNTVKVPDLLQPLIR
- the trxA gene encoding thioredoxin is translated as MKKVLLILIMTGMTYSMCTSQTNKQNNKNSKTNNKVKTIELTKADFLSKVMNYEANPTEWKYLGDKPAIIDFYASWCGPCKTIAPVLEELAAEYDGQIYIYKIDTEKERELAAAFDVRSIPTLLFIPMDEQPQLAQGAMPKSSFKNVIDEVLLKKKK
- the dnaE gene encoding DNA polymerase III subunit alpha; translation: MTNFTHLHVHTQYSTLDGASQIPALVDKAIANGMKAVAITDHGNMYGVKEFFNYIGKKNSGVNGEIKSLKAEIRKLSEENTPDIEEKITGLNEQLKEAEKKLFKPIIGCEVYMAPGSRFEKTKTEKPSRYHLILLAKNKTGYHNLVKLVSLGFIEGFYGKPRIDREILDKYREGLIVTSACIAGEIPRHIANSDMAAAEESLLWFKERFGSDFYLELQRHKTNKPGTAQDVYPRQEQINPVLVELANKHGLKYIATNDVHFVNEDEAEAHDRLLCISTAADVNEVNRLRYTQQEWFKTREEMSAVFPDFPEALENTIEITDKVEFYDINNAPIMPDFPLPEGFSDADEYLKHLTYEGAKKRYATIDDKVKERIDFELETIKNMGYPGYFLIVQDFIAAAREMGVSVGPGRGSAAGSAVAYCLRITDIDPIKYDLLFERFLNPDRISMPDIDIDFDDDGRGQVLQWVTEKYGRERVAHIVTFGTMAAKSAIKDVARVQNVPLSEAERLSKLIDEIPRDQKVNIKNAVNYVPAMKEALNSDDPLIADTIKYARMLEGTVRQTGVHACGVVIGRDDLTNYVPISTTFDKETNSEILVTQYEGSLIEDVGMMKMDFLGLKTLSIIKEALSNIKQTRGEDLDIDAISLEDKATYELYCNGDTTGTFQFESDGMKKYLRELKPSKFEDLIAMNALYRPGPMDYIPDFIARKHGKKKIEYDIPIMEERLRDTYGITVYQEQVMLLSRDLADFTRGQSDELRKAMGKKIIAKMNELKDKFIEGCRKNGHDEKVVEKIWTDWESFASYAFNKSHATCYSWVAYQTAYLKANYPSEYMAAVLSRNISNITEITKFMDECRYMDIEVLGPDVNESNLTFTVNKQGNIRFGLGAIKGVGTNAVASIMEERVKNGPFKDIFDFVERVNLSACNKKNIEALSQAGAFDNFPGIKREHFFTENINGETFTEILLRFGNKMQADKMMTQNSLFGGNEAIAITRPEMPQAEEWSILEKLNREKDLIGMYLSAHPLDTFRLEMEHLTNTRLEDFQNIGRMDGKEFSIAGLVTSARNAISKNGRPWGSFVLEDFTGSYEFRFFGKDYENFRNYICEGFPLFIRGSVQMNFRNELEPKIKTITMLNNVKEDMLKSISLTLPLQLITEEWMDELNNQMDAHKGNTLVKFKIIDAEENQIVDMFSRKQKISLDNDFIEYLRSRDLGFRLN